The following proteins are encoded in a genomic region of Diadema setosum chromosome 18, eeDiaSeto1, whole genome shotgun sequence:
- the LOC140241897 gene encoding uncharacterized protein, translating into MFMGSGDRLYSSWDLVRGWEGFECELRRKHECNAKIQVLGDNHHGREPEHPHPPNYGRVNAVQVSAAVKRRALDTEEGPQQILLQTIPLSTEEGRAALPRLDDMRRNIRRHRQNHPNALPVPRTVEELEIPNDEALSLAGERFLLHDSGREDPHRFIIFATDRNLRLLDNSANWFADGTFQVVPSIFFQLWTVHAVHEGRVVPLVYALLPNKTEETYSRVLRALLEHGDFHPRTVLIDFELAAKNAFERVFPDTAVKGCLFHLSQRIHDKIKQEGLRPLYLADNEFRVQARMIAAIAFVPLADVERAFGALSEIAPPELRPVLNYFEDTYVGRPQIRGNERAPPRFPQLMWNVHEATLEGSSRTNNHVEGWHRRFQVGVGADHQTFWKFLEKVKQEQSLQEMTIVQAQAGAPAPARRREYEQINRRLVRLVEGYANRDILEFLRGVSYNLH; encoded by the exons ATGTTCATGGGGTCTGGAGACAGACTATACTCCTCTTGGGACCTTGTCC GTGGCTGGGAGGGGTTTGAGTGCGAGTTGCGGCGCAAGCACGAGTGCAATGCAAAGATTCAG GTTTTGGGAGACAACCACCATGGGCGTGAGCCCGAACATCCTCATCCTCCAAACTACGGCAGAGTGAACGCTGTACAGGTGTCAGCGGCTGTAAAGAGGAGGGCACTGGACACAGAGGAAGGGCCGCAACAGATTCTGTTGCAGACCATCCCTCTGAGTACCGAGGAAGGACGGGCTGCCCTTCCACGGCTTGATGACATGCGCCGAAACATCCGGCGTCACAGGCAGAACCATCCAAATGCTCTGCCGGTACCACGAACTGTGGAGGAATTGGAGATTCCGAATGATGAAGCTCTTTCCCTTGCAGGAGAACGATTCCTCTTGCATGACTCCGGAAGAGAAGACCCTCACAGATTCATCATCTTCGCCACGGACAGAAACTTACGG CTCCTAGACAATTCAGCTAATTGGTTTGCTGATGGTACATTTCAAGTGGTACCAAGTATCTTCTTCCAGCTTTGGACTGTCCATGCTGTACATGAGGGGCGCGTTGTCCCACTTGTGTACGCATTGTTGCCGAATAAGACGGAAGAAACGTACTCACGAGTTCTCCGTGCCCTTCTCGAACATGGCGACTTCCACCCGAGAACGGTCCTCATCGACTTTGAGCTGGCGGCCAAGAACGCATTTGAGAGAGTATTCCCGGACACAGCAGTAAAGGGGTGCCTCTTTCACCTTTCACAGAGAATCCACGATAAG ATCAAACAAGAGGGCCTGCGTCCCCTCTACTTGGCAGACAATGAATTCCGAGTACAAGCTCGGATGATCGCCGCCATTGCATTCGTGCCACTAGCTGATGTTGAGAGGGCATTTGGGGCTCTTTCTGAGATAGCTCCTCCAGAACTGCGCCCGGTACTCAACTACTTTGAGGATACGTATGTTGGCCGCCCTCAGATAAGGGGGAATGAGCGTGCCCCTCCAAGGTTTCCACAGCTAATGTGGAATGTCCACGAAGCCACTCTAGAGGGAAGCTCGAGAACAAACAACCACGTGGAGGGATGGCACAGAAGGTTTCAAGTTGGAGTCGGCGCTGATCACCAAACCTTTTGGAAATTCCTAGAGAAGGTCAAGCAAGAACAAAGTCTCCAAGAGATGACGATCGTTCAGGCGCAAGCTGGTGCACCTGCTCCAGCCAGACGACGAGAATATGAGCAGATCAACCGCAGGCTGGTGCGACTTGTGGAAGGTTATGCCAACCGAGACATTTTAGAGTTCTTGAGGGGAGTGTCCTACAATTTGCATTAG